CTTCGTGGCCACGTCGGGCGCTGCGCCCTGAGCAACGGGAATGGAAGTTAGCATGGCATCGAACTGCCGATAAATCTCTTTCTGACGATCCGTCTTGGCACGGCCGAAACGCAAATTATAGGCGTGCATAAACCCGACCAGGTCCGCCATCGTTCCTTGCTCATACGACTGAATCATCCGATAGACAGCACCTCCCTGGGGGTCTTCGAGCAGCCGGATCATTCCGGCGAGGGTACGGAGGAACTGATCGGCGTCATCGGCCCCGACCACGGGAAAACCGTTCTGTTCGCTCTTGATCATGATGCGCAGCTCACTCAGGGCGTCGTCAAGTTCCGATCGGGTCGAGTCGGAGATCGAGCCGTTCAGGTCTTCGGCCAGTGCAGCGGTGATGGCCTTCGAGAAGGTCTCTCGCGGTTTCTCGAACTCGGTTTCTCGGAGAAGAGGCGGCCAGCCGTCTTCCTGGGTGAGGATGGCCAGGCACGCGGTAATCGGTTCCGAGGCATTTTCGAACGGAATGTCGCGCAGAACATCGGCACCAAGCGGAATGGCCGCCAGGGCATCATGCGTGCCGTCGGTTGGGAAATCAAGGATCTGATCAATCGTTTGATTAAGCAGAATGCCGGCCTCGACCAGCCCTTCTCGGTTCACGATGGCGGTTTCCACGGCCTGGCGGTCGCGTGCCTGGGCATCTCGAATTTCCTTGGCCTTGCGTGCTTCGGAGATCGTCTGGTTCCATTTGGCATAGGCCTCGGCCCGAAGCTTGCTGGCCTCGGCCGCCTTGACCTGATAATCCGCCTGAGCCCGCATGTAGTAGCCGCTGCCGCGAAGGTAATCGGCTCCGGGATCTCGCCCTCCCGTGCCGAAACCGCCCCAACCTCCTCGCATGAAGGGTCCGGGATAAAGTTGGGCCGAAGCGGTGGCGGAGCAAACCGCCACGAGCATCAACGCAAGAAAGCCACGCAGAATGGGCATGATCGCTCTCCCCTGAATCACGCCTGAATAATCTGGACACGCCATTCCAACATGGAATGATCCCGCTTGTTATCCTACGACACAAGCGGCAACGCGTGGTCATCCTTCTTCGTCGGATCGAACGACTGCCAGCGCGGGAGAATCTCCAGAACGTCGAAGCCGATCGGCCCAGCTCAGGGCGAGATGCGTGGCAAGTCGCGCAGATCGAATCAACGAATCACGATCAATCAAATGAATCCCGTCGTGCGGGGTATGAAGAACCGCGGAGGTGCCCACCACATCTCCGAGCAGGCTGACGGTGTCGAGCCCCGCGGCGGCGAACGGTTCGTGGTCCATCCCTGCGCCGAGAATGCGAAACCGGGCGGTGGGAATGGACTGGGACTCGGCCACGGCTTCGGCCAGGCTGACGGCGCCTGGCGATCCGGCAAGCCAGACTCGGGAGCCGGCCCCCAGACTTTCGAGGTTGATCAGAAGGGTTGGGCGTTCGCGAAGCCACCACTCATGCCGCAGGAGGAAGGCTCGGGCGCCGTCGAGGCCGACCTCCTCGGCCCCCGTGGCCAGAAAGACGACTTCGACCGGGGCGTCGTCCCGGGCATCCCACACCCGGGCCAGTTCCAGCAAGACGGCAAGGCCCGATCCGTTATCGAGCGCACCGGGACTCCGATTGCCGGACGCGTTACACATCAAGGCAATCAGGCAACCGTTCATCACCGTGCCCAACACGGCAAACGGCCAGAACCCGACCACGTGCCCCAGGACCATCTTCGCAAGCGTCAAGCCGACCAGAATCACACAACCCACCGTCACCGACACCACCAATGCCACCCGCAAACCAGTCGGCAAGCGCTGTGATTTTGAATCGTAGTGCGCGAGAAAGACGACCCGAGCGGGAGCGGCTTCGGCATCGTCAGCCGTCGTTGGCCAGGTAACGAGATTGTCGGACCAGACCCGAGCCCGAAAGCGATCAGCCAGGGATCGGGTGACGATCCAGGGAGCATTGACGAGGTATCCGGCCCCCAGCGCGCACAGTGCCGAGAGGAAAGGCCAGCTCGCCGCCAGGATCACGCCGATTGTGACCAGGACACTCGCGCCGAGAAAGGCGAGCAGACTGCCAACCCTTCGGGCGGTCGTGCCGACCGGGAACCGCTCTCGGACGACTGGGCGGCCGGATCGGGTCAACGCTCGCTCGACCAGACGAGCGGCCAGCCGCTCGCCGGGTGTTCCGACCGCTCGGGGAAATGCGAGCCGATGGATCAGCCGAAGGGCACGATCGGGATCGAAGGGGCGAGCCGTCGGCCAGGCCACTGCGTTGCAATCGCGAGCGAAAACCGACCTCAATCGTTCGGCATTTTGATCAGGGTTCATGAACAATCATGCCATGTCGATCCGACCCAGGCAAATCTGGGTCGGATCGCCATGGCACATCGCAAATCTCCGAACGAACTCTCCCGATCAGTACGCTTTATCCACCTGCACGCCCTTCCCTCCGCCTTCCTGGAATCGCTGTTCAAGGCGTTCCATTTGACGAAGCTGATTCGAGCGATTTTGCAAGCGAAGGTTTTCTTCGAGCGACGCCTCGGCCGGCTCCATCGGTTCGGGAGCCTGGACCGGACTCTCGGGAGGACCGACGAGCGCTTCACCTCGGAAGAAGGCGTATTGATCGCCGTTGCGGCGGGCGACGGCCGTCACCTGGCCGCGGACACCTTCGGCCACGAAGACGCCGCGCAGGTCGGTTTCTCCGCTGAAAAACCGTTCATTACCCGATCCGATCACGCGAACCTGCACGCCTGGCAGGAATTCGCCGGTCTCCGCAAGCCGAACGGTCACGCGAACGCGACCGGCCCCCCGTTCTTCCAGTACATCCAGCTCCAGCGGGCTGACCAGCGCGATCCCCGAGGCATAGCGATCATCTCCTCGGATCATGACCAGATATGCCCCCTCCGATTCGACGGGCAAGGCAATGTCGGTCGATCGCGCATCGAAGTCGATTCCTTCAGAGAGGGGCACCGTCGTCTCGACGAGAGGAGTGATCCCCGCCAGGTCGATCCCGGCAATCCCATCGAGGCTGCGACGCGTCAGATAGAGCCGCATCAGGTCGACCGGGTAGACCGTCACAGCCGCCTCCTTGATATTGCGCGAGCGGAGCGATACGGACGGCTCGTCCGCCGGGTTGTCGTCCTCGTCGAGGAAGGCTCGGACGACTCCATCGCCACCGGCGGCGACCTCGGGAGCAACCGCAGGATGAATCTCGGTGACCTCGGGGAGTTCCAGCTCCTCTCGGGTCAGTTGCCGGATGGCTCCGGCCGCGTCGGTGAAGCGGTCGGCAACCTGTTCGTAGAAGGAGACAGCCTTTGCGGCGTCGCGACGGGCGTGGAAGATCTGGCCGAGGATGTAAATCGCCTGCCACTTGTTCGGGCTCGGGATCTCGGCCCCGCGGTCATCTCGATAGGTGGCGGCGGCAATCGTCTCGGCCACGGCAATGGCGCGGTCGTACTGACCAAGACGGAAGCGGCCAAGGGCCTCAGAGTAGCGGAAGCTATCGAGATAGGTGCTTTCCTGGAAGCGATCGGCGTACCGCTCGGCCAGCGTCACCACGGTTTCATGATCGTTCAGGTCAAGATACGTGTTGACCAGGGCCAGGCTCGCCTCGTCGGCCATCGGGCTATCAGGGGACTGAGCGAGGAAGGTTCGCACCAGCCGAATTGACTGCAAGAGCAACTGCGGCGGGGCCACCTCGGCATCGAGCAGGGTCTTCCGGAGGCTCGGGTCCTCCATCGCCTGACTCGCGAGCCCGGCCAGCACCTGAGAGAGCGCGAAGAAATCACTCTCGATGGACGCGGTTTTCGGAGAGGTTCGCCAGAGGTCGAGCAAGTACGCGACGGATTCGAGCGGACGATCACGTTGGCGAAGCACCTCGCCCACGCGGGCGTCTTCGAGGTAGCTCGCCTCGGCGGTGGCCCGCCAGACGAGATAGGCTCGTTCCGGCTCGCCGATCGCGGCATAAGAGCGGCCGACGGCGGCGATCTCTGAGAACGGGATCACGATCTCGGGGGCCTTTTCGCGGAGGATCTCGAAGAACTGGACGATCGGCCGGGGTTGATCGAGCCGAATGTGTGCGGTCAGGAGCATCCGGGCGGCCTGTCGGGCGATGTCGTCGCGGAGGGTGTATCCGGACCAGAGTGCCCCCAGGGCCTCGGCTGCCTCGGCGAATCGATCGTCTTCGAACAGGGCCGAGCCCCTGGCGAACAGTTCATCCGGGGTCGGTCGGTAGGGATCGGTCGACGACCGGCCGGGTTCCAGCACGGTCAGATTCGTCGGCTCGCCCAGGTGGGCACGACCGGGGTCGTAGGCGCTCCGGATCGAAGGGGGCAGGGCACGGAAGGTCCCCGAAAGGTTGCCGAAGACATCATACGTGGTCGTCCCCGGATACTGGTCGGGGGCGAAGAAGAGGGTGAGCAGTCCGTCGTTCACCTCATAATGCGAGGCACTGGTCTGGATCGAGTCCTCGACCAGCATCACGCCGGAGGGCAGGGGCTCCTCGATCACGAGGAACTCGCGCTCCCAGGTCGGCTGGCCCGATCGGATGTACCGGCTGGCCGACAGTTCCACACGAGCCCGACCGCCGAGGGCCACCTGAGAGACCTCGTTCCGGAAGGTCTGCGGGTTGACCGCCACCGAGAAACCGGTGGGCAGCGGCTTGCCTTCGAACTCCGGCGCCGCGGCCAGGACCACGCGGCGATCGATCACAAAGGAACGATTGCGCTTGTCTTGATCCGGACCGAACTCGCGGGTGAATCCGGTGAGCGTGACGGCGTAGCCGAACGTCCCCCGACCCTCCAGGTTGAAGCGGACTCGGTTGCGAGCGGCGGGATCGATCGCCTTGCGAGGCACGCGGATCGCCTGGCCTTCAGAGCGTCCGGAGACTTCAATGCGGTGGACTTCCTCGTCATTGACCGTAATCACCAGTCGATAATTGTCCCCCGCAGCGTCGGCCTCGGCGAAGACGCGGCCCAAGGCGGCGATTGCCGAGCCCTTTGCCTTGGGCGGGTTCCAGCCGAAGCCGACCCGATGGGCGAGGAGCCAGGCGGCGGCCTGGTCCACCTCGGGGGTGGTCGGCCGCACCCGAGCATACGCCAGGGTGGCCAGGGCCGTCACCTCGGTCGTTGTCTGGAAGAAGGGATGGCGGGTGTCGGCCTCCCAGTAGCGTTGCAAGGGAGCACCGGGTTCGGGAGCGGTGGTTTTCGATCGGGGTCCAAGCACCCCGAGCACCTCGGCGGCGAGGCTCGACCGATCGAGATTCGCAAACGTCAACGCAAGGAACGCCAGCGCACTGTTTGAAAGATCCTGGCGATCGCGGTTCAGGCGGTTCGCCTGTTCGAATCCGGCGCGGCCTCGGGTGCTGAGGGCGTGGAGCAGGGCGGCCCGGGTGTCGCGGTCGCCCGCATCGAGCTGGGCGAATTGCTGCTCCAGCCATCCGACCGCCCGATCGGCCACCGAGCGATCGCTGAGCAATCCCAGCGACTCGGCCATTGAGAGTGACCAAAGGACCGATGCTGATGTGAGTTGATCGCTCGCGCCCGGCGATTCCGGCCGCGACGGCACCCACGGCCAGCCGCCGTCATCGTTTTGCAGGCCCACCAGCTCGGCCACAAGCCCTCGAATGCGATCGGTCAGACGAGCGGCCTCGGGGGCGTCGGCCCCGCCCACCTTGCGGAGGTACACTAGGGCCTCGGTCGCGGCCAGGAGATCCGACGCCCGATCGGCCATCGAGTTCGACGGCGGCAGACAAATGCGCGCCAGGTCGCGGTCGATCCCGCCCGATCGGAACCAGAACTGCTGGCCCAGGGCCACTTCAATCAGCATGCGCTGAATCGACGGCGAGAGCGTGATGAGCATCTCGGGAGCGTCGTAGCGTCGTCCCTTCGGCAATTCGAGGAAGACGGTGGCATCGTCTCGGCTCGATCCCGAGGCCGAGGCAATCGCCTGCACGCCCCAGGGACGGACCGGGACGTTGGTCCGGATCTCGTCGGCCTTGTCGCCCGCACGAGCGGTGAGGGTCAGCTCGATCGAGGTCGCGTCAGGAATCGGGATCGGATCGAAAAGGACCTCGGTCACGCCGTCGCTGTCCACCTCAATCGTCTTCGGATCCTCGCGATCCTGGCCGGTCGCATACGACCCCAGGCGAAGCTCGACCCGTCCCTTCACCCCGGTGTGATGCACCCGCGCGAGGAACCGGGGCTGGTCCCCTTCCGTCAAGATGCTCGGCACGCTCAGCTCGACGAAGAAATCCTGGGCGACCTGGACGTCGGCGGTCGTCTGCCCCGCAAGTGTGTCGGCGCCGGTGACTCCACGAGCCGAGAACTCGTAGCGCGAAAGGGCCGTCGGCGCCGTCAGGGTGACGCGGGCCGTGCCGTCGTCGCCGGTCACGATGCTCGGGTTCCAGTAGGCCGTCTCGACAAACTGCTGACGAGTGACAGGCGCCTCCGTATCGAAACGCCCCCCACCACGACGATCAGCAAACTCCTGACCGAGGTATCCCAACTTGGGCCGGGCAGGAGCCGCTCCTCGCATCCGACGACCCAGGGCCACCCCTTCATCGTCCACCATGGGAGCCGCCGCATCCGCCGCAATCATTCCGAAGGGTTCGGCGGCAAGCTCGGGCAAGGCAGGAGCCGCACTCGGTGCGGCAAACAGGCCATCCGGACCTGGCATGCCTGGCATGCCTCCCATACCTCCACCCATGCCCATCATTTGACCTGCCTGGGCGCGGACGGCTTCGGACTCCTGTGACATCAGGACGGTCAGATCCTCTCGCTGTTGTTCTTCGAGCAGGGCATCGGCGATCGGCTCGGTCGGAGGGGCGTAGCGGAAGGTGTTGGTCGCCTCGGTCGCAAAGGCGCCGGTGCGAATCTGATCATAGAAGAATGGGCCGATTGGCGGATGCGGATCGTCGAACATGCGCAGGAGGGCTCGATCGACGAGCGCGAGCGACAACTCGGCCTTCACCGGATTGCCAAGCTGGTCGGTCGCGGTCAGAACGACCTCGAAGTCCTCCCCCGGTCCGACACGCTCCTTCGCCGGTTCGATCGTCACCCGGAGATCCCGTTGCAGGGTGATCTCGGCCTGAGCCGTGTAAAACGCCGAATCGGCCATCCGGGCCGCGGCCAGGGTGACGTTCGGGAACTGAGCGTCGCTCGCATCCCAGGAGACGACGTTCTCACCATCGTTCAGGGTGACGATGCGATAGTCGAGAATGCGATCGGCCTCCCAGGTCACGATCGCGGGCCCAGTGCCCGATCGGTTATGGAGATTTACCTCGGCCTGCTCACCCACCTTGAAGGCGAGGCGATCGGCCAGGATGCGGAGCTTCTCGGCGTCCTCGGAGCCGGAGATCGTCACCACTCGCTCCGCGACAATCGGGTTGCCGAAGCGGTCGGTTCCCGAGGCCCGAAGGACGTACGAACCTCCTTCGGAATCGTTGATGACCAGATCGACCGACGCCGTCCCGGTGGCGTCATCGGTTTCGAAGGATTTGGTCTCCACCTGACGCTCGGCGATCACCCCACGTTCACCCACCCGTTTCAGAATGGCCAGTTCCAAGGCCTCCTTGGTTGGCTCGCCAAGGGCGTCGATCGTGCGGGCGGTCAGGCGGAACGCCTCCCCGTCAAGATAGACATCGCGAGGCGTGGACAGGTCGATTCGGAAGCCTCGCACGGCCAGCATGGCCGATCCGGAAACAGCCACCCCTTCCTCAGGCAGGCGGCCGATGATCATCAACGGCTGTTCCTCACCGAATCCGGTCGTCTCGAACACAAATTCATATTCGCCGTTGTCATCGGTTTCTCCCGAGAGCGTGCGACCGTCGGGTAGCTCCACCAGGATCGATCGCCCCGCCAAGGGGGTGCCGTACTGGTAGCGAGCAATCGCCTTCCCCTCGACCGTCTCGCCGCGAAAGTAGACCGATCGCGGCAGGTCGATGGTGAGATCGACCTTGCGGAGCTGGTATGCCTGAACCTGAAACGCCCCGGAAAAACTGCTCTTGCCCGGCTGTTCCAGCCGAATCTGATACGATCCGACCGGGGCTGACGAATCAATCGGGATCGACTCATGGAAAGTGCCGAAGTCGGAGAGCGCGACCTCCTTCTCGATGATCCGACGCCCTCGGCTGTCGATCACCTCCAGGCGATACGTCGCCCCCGGCACATGATCATACTGGCCTTCCTTCACCTCGCGGACCACCCCGCGCAGCTCGACCTGCTGGCCTGGCCGGTAGGCAGGGCGGTCGGTGTAGAGGAACGCCCTCGGGCTCAGGCCGCGCGCCACTTGCTGCGGCACGCCCAGGCCGGTCCCGGCCACGTGCGGGCCGTCGATCACGAGGTACGACAGGGGAGCGCCCGGGTCCCTCGGCTGCGGCCAGTCGGCCAGGACCACGCCGTCGTCTCCCGTCGTCTCCTCGACGATCACTTGGCCTCCTTGCGACACCAGGACGCGAGCCCCTGGGCGTCCCGACCCCTTGACCATATCCTGCACGAAGACGAGCATTTGGTCACGCGAGGTTTTGACGATCGCATCCAGATCGCTGCCGATCACCAGGGTCGTCGCCTGGAGCTTCTCCTCGTCGCTCACCTTGATGACGTGAACGCCCGGAACCTCAAGCGTGTTTAACGCAAACTCATGCTTGATCGGCGCATACTTGGTGAACTCGGGAACCTCGACCGTCCACTCGGCATCCGGCGCAACCAGCCCCACATCAAGCGATTCGACCCCCTTCAAGGCGTGCTTCTTGCGGAAGTACGACTCGGGGTTCAGGGTGAACGATCGGAAGGTCAGTGTTTCGATATTCCGGGTCGTGATCTCCAGGATCGGCACCTCGCCCGATCGAAACGTACGCGGGGTGACGACCGTCAGCTCGGTCGATTCCATGATGACGATACGCTGCGTCGCCCGTGACTGCCAGGGTTCGACCGCCACGCGCTTGTAGCGGTCGATAGCCTGCTCGGGCTGTCGCCGCTCCACTTCCAGCACCTCGCCGATGCGAAACTGGGCGTGGCCGCTCGGCTCGGTGCCGGGGAACTTGCCGATCAGCGTCTCCCACGCGGCAATCGCCTCATCGAACCGTTCTTGCTGGGCGAAGCTCTCGCCAATCTGGAACAACAGCTCCGGCACTCTTGGATCCAGCGGATATTGAGTGACGAACTGCCGGAACGAGGACCGAGCATCGTCAAATTGTTCCTTGCGTAAGTGATCGTTGGCGATCATGAGTTGCGTGTTGACGATCTCGCGCTGAGCGTCGGCCGATTGCGGACCATCGGGATACTGGGCCAGGTAGCCCCGGAAGGCGTCGATCGCCTCGGCGAAGCGTTCCTGCTGACGAAGAACCTGGGCCACCTGAAAGGCGACGGTCATCCGAAGCTCGGCCAGGTCTTCGCGGGCGGCGTCGGTCGTCACGCGGAACGACTCCTCGGCGAGGAAGGCGCGGAAGGCATCGAGCGCCCGCTGGCTCTGGCCGCGGAATTGAGCCGAGGTCCCGATCCAGGCCGCGGCCTTCACGGCCTGCTCGTGTTCGGGAAAGGCGTCGAGATAGCGACGCAGGGCGGCAATGCCCAGGTCGAGGCTCGTGTCGTCGGGCGGCTGAGGAATGCCGTAGGTCCGGGCGATCTGGAAGAGGGCGTCGGCCCTCACGTCCTTCGCGGGATCGACGTTCTCAAGGTCGCGGGCCAGGTCGGTCCAGGTCAATCGGGCCGGAAGCGCCTGGCCGAGGGCAAGCTGAGACTCCCCGAGATGGAACCTCGCCTGAGGCCGATCCGCTCCTTCCTCGAACGAGGCGATGTAATCCTGAAATTCGTCCACGGCTCGGCCGTGGTTTCCGCTTTGCTGGCTGGCCAAGCCCATCCGGAAGCGAATCCTGGCGCGAAGCTCGTCTCCTTTCGCCAGCGATCGGGCCTGGTCGAGCAGGGCGTGCGCGGCCTCGGGATCGGGTGTGGCAGAGGGTTGCTCGGGCTCCAGGAGGCGATCAGCGAAGGCCACATACACGCCGGCCAGACTGTCTTTGCGCGCCGGGTCGAGCAAGGTCTCGACCTGGGCGCGGGCCAGGGCCTCGGCCTGTTCGGGACGATCGGCGGCCAGCTCGGTCGCGGCCAGCTCAGAGCGGAGCTTGACCGACCATCGGCCGTCGGGGTCGGCATCGAGGGCGGCGGTCAAGACGTCCCTGGCCTGATCCGGCTGCTTGCCCAGGCGCAGCGCCACGCCTCGAATCCAGGCGGCATAGGCGCGGCGGTCGGCGTCGGCCTCGTCGCCCGATCCCCATGCGTCGAGCAGGGCGGCGGCCTCGACATACTGCCCGTCTTGCAGGCGATCGACGATTGTGCCGGGCAGGTCGGGGGCGATCGGCTCAATCACCTGCCGGGCGTCCGGCACCCGGAGCGGCGCAACGTCGGAAGCGTCCTTCGAGTCTTCCCCTCCCTGTTGCGCGAAGACGGCAATGGCCCCCGACAGCACCAGGGCCATCGAGACGGTGGCTCGGCCGTGCCAGTTCCTCATGGCAGACGCTCCTTTGGTAATTCGCCTTTTGTGTTCGCGATTCCTCATCGCAGCTCGTCGATCGACCGCGCCGGGCGGGACCGGCACCCCGGAGACGTGGCCTTCAGTGTACCACGCCCCTTGATCCGATAACGCTTGACCTCGGAGATGTCTTAGAGATCCCCCCAACTTCCTTGGCCGCCAGACGTTTGCCACCCTCTCCCTCAACTCGGGGGAGAGGGCCGGGGA
The genomic region above belongs to Tautonia rosea and contains:
- a CDS encoding M28 family metallopeptidase, yielding MNPDQNAERLRSVFARDCNAVAWPTARPFDPDRALRLIHRLAFPRAVGTPGERLAARLVERALTRSGRPVVRERFPVGTTARRVGSLLAFLGASVLVTIGVILAASWPFLSALCALGAGYLVNAPWIVTRSLADRFRARVWSDNLVTWPTTADDAEAAPARVVFLAHYDSKSQRLPTGLRVALVVSVTVGCVILVGLTLAKMVLGHVVGFWPFAVLGTVMNGCLIALMCNASGNRSPGALDNGSGLAVLLELARVWDARDDAPVEVVFLATGAEEVGLDGARAFLLRHEWWLRERPTLLINLESLGAGSRVWLAGSPGAVSLAEAVAESQSIPTARFRILGAGMDHEPFAAAGLDTVSLLGDVVGTSAVLHTPHDGIHLIDRDSLIRSARLATHLALSWADRLRRSGDSPALAVVRSDEEG
- a CDS encoding MG2 domain-containing protein, with product MRNWHGRATVSMALVLSGAIAVFAQQGGEDSKDASDVAPLRVPDARQVIEPIAPDLPGTIVDRLQDGQYVEAAALLDAWGSGDEADADRRAYAAWIRGVALRLGKQPDQARDVLTAALDADPDGRWSVKLRSELAATELAADRPEQAEALARAQVETLLDPARKDSLAGVYVAFADRLLEPEQPSATPDPEAAHALLDQARSLAKGDELRARIRFRMGLASQQSGNHGRAVDEFQDYIASFEEGADRPQARFHLGESQLALGQALPARLTWTDLARDLENVDPAKDVRADALFQIARTYGIPQPPDDTSLDLGIAALRRYLDAFPEHEQAVKAAAWIGTSAQFRGQSQRALDAFRAFLAEESFRVTTDAAREDLAELRMTVAFQVAQVLRQQERFAEAIDAFRGYLAQYPDGPQSADAQREIVNTQLMIANDHLRKEQFDDARSSFRQFVTQYPLDPRVPELLFQIGESFAQQERFDEAIAAWETLIGKFPGTEPSGHAQFRIGEVLEVERRQPEQAIDRYKRVAVEPWQSRATQRIVIMESTELTVVTPRTFRSGEVPILEITTRNIETLTFRSFTLNPESYFRKKHALKGVESLDVGLVAPDAEWTVEVPEFTKYAPIKHEFALNTLEVPGVHVIKVSDEEKLQATTLVIGSDLDAIVKTSRDQMLVFVQDMVKGSGRPGARVLVSQGGQVIVEETTGDDGVVLADWPQPRDPGAPLSYLVIDGPHVAGTGLGVPQQVARGLSPRAFLYTDRPAYRPGQQVELRGVVREVKEGQYDHVPGATYRLEVIDSRGRRIIEKEVALSDFGTFHESIPIDSSAPVGSYQIRLEQPGKSSFSGAFQVQAYQLRKVDLTIDLPRSVYFRGETVEGKAIARYQYGTPLAGRSILVELPDGRTLSGETDDNGEYEFVFETTGFGEEQPLMIIGRLPEEGVAVSGSAMLAVRGFRIDLSTPRDVYLDGEAFRLTARTIDALGEPTKEALELAILKRVGERGVIAERQVETKSFETDDATGTASVDLVINDSEGGSYVLRASGTDRFGNPIVAERVVTISGSEDAEKLRILADRLAFKVGEQAEVNLHNRSGTGPAIVTWEADRILDYRIVTLNDGENVVSWDASDAQFPNVTLAAARMADSAFYTAQAEITLQRDLRVTIEPAKERVGPGEDFEVVLTATDQLGNPVKAELSLALVDRALLRMFDDPHPPIGPFFYDQIRTGAFATEATNTFRYAPPTEPIADALLEEQQREDLTVLMSQESEAVRAQAGQMMGMGGGMGGMPGMPGPDGLFAAPSAAPALPELAAEPFGMIAADAAAPMVDDEGVALGRRMRGAAPARPKLGYLGQEFADRRGGGRFDTEAPVTRQQFVETAYWNPSIVTGDDGTARVTLTAPTALSRYEFSARGVTGADTLAGQTTADVQVAQDFFVELSVPSILTEGDQPRFLARVHHTGVKGRVELRLGSYATGQDREDPKTIEVDSDGVTEVLFDPIPIPDATSIELTLTARAGDKADEIRTNVPVRPWGVQAIASASGSSRDDATVFLELPKGRRYDAPEMLITLSPSIQRMLIEVALGQQFWFRSGGIDRDLARICLPPSNSMADRASDLLAATEALVYLRKVGGADAPEAARLTDRIRGLVAELVGLQNDDGGWPWVPSRPESPGASDQLTSASVLWSLSMAESLGLLSDRSVADRAVGWLEQQFAQLDAGDRDTRAALLHALSTRGRAGFEQANRLNRDRQDLSNSALAFLALTFANLDRSSLAAEVLGVLGPRSKTTAPEPGAPLQRYWEADTRHPFFQTTTEVTALATLAYARVRPTTPEVDQAAAWLLAHRVGFGWNPPKAKGSAIAALGRVFAEADAAGDNYRLVITVNDEEVHRIEVSGRSEGQAIRVPRKAIDPAARNRVRFNLEGRGTFGYAVTLTGFTREFGPDQDKRNRSFVIDRRVVLAAAPEFEGKPLPTGFSVAVNPQTFRNEVSQVALGGRARVELSASRYIRSGQPTWEREFLVIEEPLPSGVMLVEDSIQTSASHYEVNDGLLTLFFAPDQYPGTTTYDVFGNLSGTFRALPPSIRSAYDPGRAHLGEPTNLTVLEPGRSSTDPYRPTPDELFARGSALFEDDRFAEAAEALGALWSGYTLRDDIARQAARMLLTAHIRLDQPRPIVQFFEILREKAPEIVIPFSEIAAVGRSYAAIGEPERAYLVWRATAEASYLEDARVGEVLRQRDRPLESVAYLLDLWRTSPKTASIESDFFALSQVLAGLASQAMEDPSLRKTLLDAEVAPPQLLLQSIRLVRTFLAQSPDSPMADEASLALVNTYLDLNDHETVVTLAERYADRFQESTYLDSFRYSEALGRFRLGQYDRAIAVAETIAAATYRDDRGAEIPSPNKWQAIYILGQIFHARRDAAKAVSFYEQVADRFTDAAGAIRQLTREELELPEVTEIHPAVAPEVAAGGDGVVRAFLDEDDNPADEPSVSLRSRNIKEAAVTVYPVDLMRLYLTRRSLDGIAGIDLAGITPLVETTVPLSEGIDFDARSTDIALPVESEGAYLVMIRGDDRYASGIALVSPLELDVLEERGAGRVRVTVRLAETGEFLPGVQVRVIGSGNERFFSGETDLRGVFVAEGVRGQVTAVARRNGDQYAFFRGEALVGPPESPVQAPEPMEPAEASLEENLRLQNRSNQLRQMERLEQRFQEGGGKGVQVDKAY